The following are encoded together in the Pirellulales bacterium genome:
- a CDS encoding efflux RND transporter permease subunit, with protein sequence MVAHISKLKTGTVILLVSCAMASLTTVCAAPPQEPAGADGGVQGKDRLCMPAGALMYVNFYSTAPDVDRIFLYNYATVNILPEISRVRGIDSAAMLGDAIRIRLNPDRMRANNLSPEDIINVLRTSSGIGQKTRYTEKNLLTHIGGPYSKPEQYEEVVLIANPDGLILRLKDVCTVEAGAQSCIDADFNGHPSVAIVLRQVPGVSADEVIGAVQRKLEEIKKAASPSGVGFDVIPFDTPDMIYAVIEPSVDATLTFTSAKCHELAAIAEGIVGITSVWSLAGYDARTDRRDSNSGTCFIRLQDQSGRKLTSRQIIEALEEKYEPMNAHIELFEPPAVSVFVAAKRPTVRVLDRTNANKLNANSTNSNDRRLASASEPSIDDLLNRDELKGLFTFLARTYPRHELTVNGDVARQRGVSIASALLNLPLAVGVDDQGKPKFWRIAEDLQNLQVTNDRGEMVPYTSLIELKEKAGVE encoded by the coding sequence ATGGTGGCGCACATCAGTAAGCTAAAGACCGGCACGGTCATTTTACTGGTCTCCTGCGCAATGGCGAGCCTGACAACGGTCTGCGCCGCGCCGCCCCAGGAACCAGCCGGGGCTGACGGCGGCGTCCAGGGCAAGGACCGCCTCTGCATGCCGGCCGGCGCCCTGATGTATGTGAACTTCTACTCGACAGCCCCCGACGTCGACCGAATATTCCTCTACAACTACGCCACCGTCAACATCCTGCCCGAAATCTCGCGAGTGCGCGGTATCGATTCCGCCGCGATGCTCGGGGATGCCATTCGGATTCGCCTGAATCCCGACCGCATGCGAGCTAACAACCTGTCGCCGGAGGACATCATCAATGTTCTCAGGACGAGTAGCGGCATCGGCCAGAAAACGCGGTACACGGAAAAGAACTTGCTGACCCACATCGGTGGGCCCTACAGCAAGCCGGAACAGTATGAAGAAGTCGTTTTGATAGCGAACCCCGACGGGTTAATCCTGCGGCTCAAGGACGTATGCACTGTCGAGGCGGGCGCCCAGAGCTGCATTGATGCGGACTTCAACGGCCATCCCTCGGTTGCCATTGTCCTCCGGCAGGTCCCCGGTGTTAGCGCGGATGAGGTTATCGGGGCCGTCCAGCGAAAGCTTGAAGAGATCAAGAAAGCCGCATCCCCTTCCGGCGTTGGGTTTGACGTCATTCCGTTCGACACGCCGGACATGATCTATGCGGTTATCGAGCCATCGGTCGACGCGACGCTTACGTTCACAAGCGCCAAGTGCCACGAGTTGGCGGCCATCGCCGAAGGCATTGTCGGCATCACTTCGGTCTGGTCGCTGGCAGGTTATGACGCCCGAACTGATAGGCGCGACTCGAATTCAGGCACCTGCTTCATCAGATTGCAGGACCAGTCGGGTCGCAAGCTGACCTCGCGCCAGATCATCGAGGCGCTCGAGGAAAAATACGAGCCGATGAACGCTCACATCGAGTTATTTGAGCCCCCCGCGGTTTCGGTTTTCGTCGCTGCCAAGAGGCCGACAGTACGCGTCCTGGACCGGACGAACGCGAACAAGTTGAATGCGAACAGCACGAACTCCAATGACCGGCGGCTCGCCAGCGCGTCCGAGCCGTCGATCGATGATTTGTTGAACCGCGACGAACTGAAGGGACTCTTCACGTTTCTTGCCCGGACCTACCCGCGGCATGAATTGACTGTCAATGGCGACGTGGCCCGACAGAGAGGCGTGTCGATCGCCAGTGCGCTGCTGAACCTGCCCTTGGCCGTTGGAGTTGACGACCAGGGCAAGCCGAAGTTCTGGAGGATCGCCGAGGATTTGCAAAACCTGCAGGTCACGAACGATCGCGGCGAAATGGTACCGTACACGTCGCTCATTGAACTCAAAGAGAAGGCGGGCGTTGAATGA
- a CDS encoding antibiotic biosynthesis monooxygenase family protein, whose product MIGGVKHVVVNEGQEERFLELFRTLKAEMAKHEPGNVYYDLYRSRQSARTYVVTERYRDEEAFQAHQSSEYGKLLFPQMRAIIAIEVEYYDGID is encoded by the coding sequence ATGATCGGCGGAGTGAAGCATGTGGTGGTCAACGAAGGCCAGGAGGAGAGATTTCTGGAGCTATTTCGCACGCTCAAGGCGGAGATGGCCAAGCATGAGCCAGGGAATGTTTACTACGACCTGTACCGGTCGCGCCAATCAGCCCGAACGTACGTCGTGACGGAACGCTACCGTGATGAAGAGGCGTTTCAAGCACATCAATCATCGGAGTACGGAAAACTGCTGTTTCCGCAGATGCGCGCGATCATCGCGATCGAGGTCGAGTATTACGACGGCATCGACTAG
- a CDS encoding PEP-CTERM sorting domain-containing protein (PEP-CTERM proteins occur, often in large numbers, in the proteomes of bacteria that also encode an exosortase, a predicted intramembrane cysteine proteinase. The presence of a PEP-CTERM domain at a protein's C-terminus predicts cleavage within the sorting domain, followed by covalent anchoring to some some component of the (usually Gram-negative) cell surface. Many PEP-CTERM proteins exhibit an unusual sequence composition that includes large numbers of potential glycosylation sites. Expression of one such protein has been shown restore the ability of a bacterium to form floc, a type of biofilm.): MLSFGLPQWSHAATITLDTTNGLINGSATSTINGVTVSYTGTTGGVADFTVYGDLDLLSTDTLTTIGSNGVELIVGNNVNIATGAVVNLPSGTTGGAAGTGGGSGGSGGNSGSAGAGGTNAGTNAPGSTAGAGANGPTGGGGTAGNSPGGNGGNGSQPAAGGGGGGGGNTTSTTAGKASTGAVGNVGGTGGAGISGSAGTNGTLGLNNASGAGAAGAVGGAGTGGTGGTGGTAGTAGSNNGGTSGPGGTGSGGNTPATGPSGGAGGGGSNTGTGFVLAGGSAGGSGAGGSGGGGGGGGASGGGGGGGAGHNGTLFGHSGGGGGGGGEGGTGGTGGTGGTGGNGGAGGSGGGAVGIIANGVVTIGGSVSATGANGASGAGGTAGAAGAGGSGGGTGGTGNAQGGGTGGAGGAGGTGGAGASGATGGTGGTGGGGAGGTVLIQGTTTDLAGSALDVSGGTGGNAGGGGRYLLGTNAAISSGTVTGAASTLTQAGSTDANPFVGGTPATPFIPNLPTIGAEIYGVTNLTAAGLYGSLPTTDVNGMALSSAAGALFRTSASVLGTAFAGYDALLYINLTGNSFANPEMGIDGALQQLLQRGFTNNPAFGGGGAVSLGSIAGGTVYATLIPTSSTLLPTIQLGSFSASGVALSSDGQALYVVPEPSTVALALMGAFGLLMALRRRRVA; encoded by the coding sequence ATGCTTTCCTTCGGTCTGCCGCAGTGGTCGCATGCTGCGACTATTACTCTCGACACCACCAATGGCCTGATCAATGGATCGGCCACCTCGACCATCAACGGTGTCACGGTTTCGTACACGGGAACGACTGGCGGCGTCGCCGACTTCACCGTCTATGGCGATCTCGATCTGCTTTCAACCGACACGCTGACCACGATTGGCAGCAATGGAGTTGAGTTGATCGTCGGCAACAACGTGAACATTGCAACGGGCGCCGTCGTCAACTTGCCGTCCGGTACCACGGGCGGAGCGGCAGGGACCGGCGGCGGCTCGGGAGGATCGGGCGGAAACTCGGGCTCGGCCGGCGCGGGTGGAACCAACGCGGGCACTAATGCTCCTGGCTCAACCGCCGGCGCTGGCGCCAACGGACCGACCGGCGGCGGCGGCACCGCAGGCAATAGCCCAGGCGGTAATGGCGGCAATGGATCGCAACCTGCAGCTGGTGGTGGCGGTGGTGGTGGCGGCAATACGACATCGACCACGGCTGGCAAAGCATCGACCGGAGCCGTAGGAAACGTAGGCGGCACCGGCGGAGCAGGAATCAGCGGGTCTGCGGGAACCAACGGTACGCTCGGCCTGAACAATGCCAGCGGCGCAGGCGCCGCGGGTGCAGTAGGTGGCGCGGGAACTGGCGGCACCGGTGGTACCGGCGGTACGGCGGGAACTGCGGGATCGAATAACGGCGGTACCTCTGGCCCCGGTGGAACGGGCAGTGGGGGAAATACCCCAGCCACGGGCCCCTCGGGTGGCGCTGGTGGTGGTGGATCAAACACCGGAACTGGATTCGTGCTCGCCGGCGGCAGCGCTGGCGGATCGGGCGCCGGTGGTAGTGGCGGCGGTGGCGGTGGCGGCGGCGCCAGCGGTGGCGGCGGCGGTGGTGGCGCCGGGCACAACGGCACCTTATTCGGACACTCCGGTGGTGGTGGCGGCGGTGGTGGTGAAGGCGGTACCGGCGGCACGGGCGGCACCGGGGGAACCGGCGGCAATGGCGGCGCCGGAGGATCCGGCGGCGGCGCCGTAGGCATCATCGCGAACGGTGTCGTCACGATCGGCGGCTCGGTCAGTGCAACAGGTGCAAATGGCGCCTCGGGCGCTGGTGGCACGGCAGGTGCGGCAGGCGCCGGCGGCAGTGGCGGCGGCACCGGCGGAACCGGTAACGCGCAGGGTGGCGGCACCGGCGGCGCTGGCGGCGCTGGCGGTACCGGCGGCGCTGGAGCGTCGGGTGCGACGGGCGGCACCGGTGGAACTGGCGGCGGTGGCGCCGGCGGCACCGTGCTCATTCAAGGCACGACCACCGACCTCGCTGGTTCGGCCTTGGACGTCTCAGGCGGCACTGGCGGCAATGCTGGTGGCGGTGGACGTTACCTGCTCGGCACGAATGCGGCGATCTCCAGTGGCACAGTCACTGGCGCTGCGAGCACTCTCACGCAAGCCGGCTCGACCGATGCCAACCCATTTGTTGGTGGTACGCCAGCGACGCCGTTCATTCCGAACCTGCCCACGATTGGTGCGGAAATCTACGGCGTGACGAACCTCACCGCCGCGGGCTTGTACGGCAGCCTGCCGACGACTGACGTCAACGGCATGGCGCTGTCCAGCGCCGCGGGCGCTCTGTTCCGTACCAGTGCTTCGGTCCTGGGAACGGCGTTCGCCGGCTACGATGCGTTGTTGTACATCAACCTGACTGGCAATTCGTTCGCCAATCCGGAGATGGGCATCGACGGTGCGCTGCAACAGCTTTTGCAGCGCGGGTTCACCAACAATCCGGCCTTCGGGGGCGGTGGCGCTGTAAGCCTCGGCTCGATTGCCGGTGGTACGGTGTACGCTACGCTGATTCCCACCTCGTCGACATTGCTGCCGACTATTCAACTCGGCAGCTTCTCGGCGTCTGGCGTCGCTCTGTCGAGCGATGGTCAGGCGTTGTATGTGGTTCCGGAACCGTCGACCGTGGCCCTGGCCTTGATGGGCGCTTTCGGCTTGCTGATGGCTCTGCGTCGGCGCCGGGTCGCCTAA
- a CDS encoding choice-of-anchor tandem repeat GloVer-containing protein, with product MSRATQQHSATLCALLFLIVARSATADSFALLHTFAEPGNINPNELLVDGSTLYGTTGQGGTYNEGTLYSMNLDGSHFQVLHNFQSLTPGGEWPFSPLVQAGQTLYGTSYAPAAYSINKDGTNAQNLPVQLPDVDGLSLIGSKLYGGGSMGDLGGGDYSAIFSMNLDGSDLQNLHIFTGFNGDGYQPSGIFTQVGSTLYGVTRGALGFGGTASNLFSMNLDGSNFQTLHTFNGTGGSLFDEIPDPHLTVIGSSLYGVTTLTSNSEMFAIDLNGANFRVLHTFASGPPSVLSDGGPLAAGLTLVGSTFYGVQSTGGSNGLGALFSIQPDGSNYQVLHSFTGTGGVYPSTQLTVVGSTLYGATENSTGDPNYGGSGPSTLFAYTIPEPSTAMLLFLGCLGLPIAVLMRRRRAV from the coding sequence ATGAGCCGGGCAACACAGCAACATAGTGCAACTCTTTGTGCGTTGCTTTTCTTGATCGTCGCACGCTCGGCGACGGCGGACAGCTTCGCCCTGCTACACACCTTCGCTGAGCCTGGAAATATCAATCCCAACGAGTTGTTGGTCGATGGATCAACGCTCTACGGTACGACCGGTCAAGGGGGAACCTACAACGAAGGCACGTTGTATTCCATGAACCTGGATGGCTCACACTTTCAGGTCTTGCATAACTTCCAATCACTTACTCCCGGTGGGGAGTGGCCTTTTTCGCCCCTCGTCCAGGCAGGGCAAACGCTCTACGGGACCAGCTATGCCCCGGCGGCTTACTCCATCAACAAGGATGGCACCAACGCGCAAAACCTTCCCGTCCAACTTCCAGACGTGGACGGACTAAGCCTGATAGGATCGAAACTATATGGTGGTGGGTCGATGGGAGATCTCGGTGGCGGCGATTATAGCGCGATATTCTCGATGAACCTGGACGGCTCCGATCTCCAGAACCTTCACATCTTTACTGGTTTCAACGGCGACGGATATCAACCCTCGGGCATCTTCACCCAAGTCGGATCCACGCTCTACGGCGTCACCCGGGGAGCCTTAGGCTTTGGTGGTACAGCATCAAACTTGTTCTCCATGAACTTGGATGGATCCAACTTTCAAACGTTGCACACATTCAACGGAACCGGTGGCAGCCTGTTCGACGAGATACCCGATCCGCATCTGACCGTGATCGGATCATCGCTGTATGGAGTTACCACTCTGACCTCGAACAGCGAAATGTTCGCCATCGATCTGAACGGTGCGAACTTTCGTGTGCTTCATACTTTCGCCTCTGGCCCCCCCTCGGTTCTGAGCGACGGCGGTCCTCTGGCAGCAGGACTGACCCTCGTTGGATCTACGTTTTATGGAGTCCAAAGCACAGGCGGGAGCAACGGCTTGGGAGCGCTATTTTCGATCCAACCTGACGGGTCTAACTACCAGGTGCTGCACTCCTTCACCGGGACAGGTGGCGTCTACCCGTCGACCCAGTTGACCGTGGTCGGTTCGACATTGTACGGCGCGACCGAGAACTCGACCGGCGACCCGAACTACGGCGGCAGCGGTCCGTCAACGTTGTTCGCCTATACCATTCCCGAGCCTTCTACAGCCATGCTGCTCTTTCTCGGCTGCCTGGGATTGCCTATCGCCGTCCTGATGCGACGGCGTCGAGCGGTCTAG
- a CDS encoding CARDB domain-containing protein: MSLLTKSLRFALMALLVGVCVAETASARDRGGRRSRKSSGGGYSSNNYNPQATLASYTPTPAPVMNPKSTDQLVPPTVVLPNSVSANSGSVDLVLEDLKMTAEATPVAGPAYAVRFRNQGTRPAGSFAVMVAASVDGSLAHDAPHGAIEIPALGPGESQEVILRLPAAATKPNAAGQSFNKLVVMIDPLDAVAEMDESNNTAVLDTI; this comes from the coding sequence ATGTCATTACTAACGAAGAGCCTGCGTTTCGCTTTGATGGCCCTGCTGGTGGGCGTGTGCGTGGCCGAGACCGCGTCAGCCCGCGACCGGGGTGGCCGCCGCAGCCGCAAATCGTCGGGCGGCGGCTATTCGAGCAACAACTACAATCCACAGGCGACGCTGGCTTCGTACACGCCGACGCCCGCGCCGGTTATGAATCCGAAATCGACCGATCAGCTAGTCCCACCGACCGTGGTTTTGCCGAACTCGGTCAGCGCGAATTCAGGCAGCGTCGACCTGGTGCTGGAGGATCTGAAAATGACTGCCGAGGCAACACCAGTTGCGGGTCCTGCCTACGCGGTCCGCTTCCGCAACCAGGGAACCCGGCCAGCCGGCAGCTTTGCGGTGATGGTCGCCGCATCGGTCGATGGCAGCCTGGCCCACGACGCTCCGCACGGTGCGATCGAAATTCCGGCGCTCGGTCCTGGCGAATCTCAAGAAGTCATCCTGCGTCTGCCGGCGGCCGCCACGAAGCCGAACGCGGCCGGACAATCGTTCAACAAGCTGGTCGTGATGATCGACCCGCTCGACGCGGTGGCCGAGATGGACGAATCGAACAACACGGCCGTGCTCGACACGATCTAG
- a CDS encoding DUF6768 family protein, producing the protein MNTHEDQIIAALSKLDAECDRSETLSSVLADMTRAQSFYLRVFPAIIIVAFLTLAIVAVVRFFSVDDVRSWIAYATLFIASLMVVALIKLWLYLVWVRNSVMREIKRAELRNLVAASAQK; encoded by the coding sequence ATGAACACACATGAGGACCAGATCATCGCGGCATTGAGCAAACTCGACGCCGAGTGCGATCGGTCGGAAACGTTGAGCAGCGTGCTAGCTGACATGACCCGCGCTCAATCATTCTATTTGCGGGTGTTCCCAGCAATAATTATTGTGGCGTTCTTGACGCTGGCCATCGTCGCGGTCGTGCGGTTCTTCTCCGTTGATGATGTGCGGTCGTGGATCGCCTACGCTACGCTATTTATCGCGTCGCTGATGGTGGTCGCTCTCATTAAGTTGTGGCTTTACCTGGTTTGGGTTCGCAATTCCGTGATGCGAGAGATCAAAAGGGCTGAGTTGCGGAACCTTGTTGCCGCATCTGCCCAAAAGTAA
- a CDS encoding sigma-70 family RNA polymerase sigma factor: protein MPQLVRIWHVRLVRHAKRLTGRDDVANDVMQEAWLSISRGLNGLDDPARFGPWAYRIVTRCSGLWIRKQQRRRQVEANWAHSQPTESPALESSGKADVVDTVRTALRQLPAEQLAILELRYVEGFGIDQIAVALGIAPGTVKSRLFHARQVLREHILKVSQ from the coding sequence ATGCCCCAGTTGGTTCGCATCTGGCATGTCCGGCTCGTTCGGCACGCGAAGAGGCTGACTGGCAGGGACGATGTGGCGAACGACGTAATGCAAGAAGCTTGGCTAAGCATTTCTCGTGGGCTGAACGGCTTAGATGATCCGGCTCGTTTTGGCCCGTGGGCCTATCGAATCGTGACTCGCTGTAGTGGCCTCTGGATTCGAAAACAGCAACGCCGACGACAAGTCGAAGCGAATTGGGCCCACTCGCAGCCAACGGAATCCCCCGCATTAGAATCCTCGGGCAAGGCTGACGTGGTTGATACCGTGCGCACCGCGCTTCGACAACTGCCCGCCGAACAACTGGCCATCTTGGAACTGCGCTACGTTGAAGGCTTCGGCATCGATCAGATTGCCGTTGCGCTGGGCATTGCGCCGGGCACGGTGAAATCTCGGTTGTTTCATGCGCGACAAGTATTACGCGAGCACATTTTAAAGGTGTCCCAATGA